From a region of the Streptomyces sp. NBC_01454 genome:
- a CDS encoding cystathionine beta-synthase has protein sequence MQFYDSMIELVGNTPLVRLNSVTRGIQATVLAKVEYFNPGGSVKDRIAVRMIEAAEQSGELQPGGTIVEPTSGNTGVGLAIVAQQKGYKCIFVCPDKVSTDKINVLRAYGAEVVVCPTAVDPEHPDSYYNVSDRLVRETPGAWKPDQYSNPNNPRSHYESTGPELWAQTEGRITHFVTGVGTGGTISGTGRYLKDASDGRVKVIGADPEGSVYSGGSGRPYLIEGVGEDFWPTAYDRTVADEIVAVSDKDAFQMTRRLAKEEGLLVGGSCGMAVVGALEVASKLGPDDVVVVLLPDSGRGYLSKIFNDEWMADYGFLEEGGPAARVGEVLQHKEGALPSLVHMHPEETVGEAIEVLREYGVSQMPIVKPGAGHPDVMAAEVVGSVVERELLDALFTQRASLSDPLEKHMCPPLPQVGSGEPVADLMAVLENADAAIVLVEGKPKGVVSRQDLLAYLAREAGK, from the coding sequence GTGCAGTTTTACGATTCGATGATTGAGCTAGTCGGCAACACCCCGCTCGTGCGGCTCAACAGCGTCACTCGAGGGATCCAGGCCACCGTCCTGGCGAAGGTCGAGTACTTCAACCCCGGCGGGTCGGTGAAGGACCGGATCGCCGTGCGGATGATCGAGGCCGCCGAGCAGTCGGGTGAGTTGCAGCCCGGCGGCACCATCGTCGAGCCGACATCCGGCAACACCGGTGTGGGCCTGGCGATCGTCGCCCAGCAAAAGGGATACAAGTGCATCTTCGTCTGCCCGGACAAGGTGTCCACGGACAAGATCAATGTGCTGCGGGCCTACGGCGCCGAGGTGGTGGTGTGCCCGACCGCCGTGGACCCCGAGCACCCGGACTCGTACTACAACGTCTCGGACCGGCTGGTGCGCGAGACGCCCGGGGCCTGGAAGCCGGACCAGTACAGCAACCCGAACAACCCGCGCTCCCACTACGAGAGCACCGGCCCCGAGCTGTGGGCGCAGACGGAGGGGCGGATCACCCACTTCGTGACGGGCGTCGGCACCGGCGGCACGATCAGCGGCACCGGCCGCTATCTGAAGGACGCCAGCGACGGCCGGGTCAAGGTCATCGGGGCCGACCCGGAGGGCTCGGTCTACAGCGGCGGCTCCGGGCGCCCGTATCTGATCGAGGGCGTCGGTGAGGACTTCTGGCCGACCGCCTACGACCGCACCGTCGCGGACGAGATCGTCGCGGTCTCGGACAAGGACGCCTTCCAGATGACCCGGCGGCTGGCCAAGGAGGAGGGCCTGCTCGTCGGCGGCTCCTGCGGGATGGCCGTGGTGGGTGCGCTGGAGGTCGCCTCGAAGCTCGGCCCGGACGATGTGGTGGTCGTGCTGCTGCCCGACAGCGGCCGTGGCTATCTCTCCAAGATCTTCAACGATGAGTGGATGGCCGACTACGGCTTCCTGGAGGAGGGCGGCCCCGCGGCGCGGGTCGGCGAGGTGCTCCAGCACAAGGAGGGCGCACTGCCCTCGCTGGTGCACATGCACCCGGAGGAGACCGTCGGCGAGGCGATCGAGGTGCTGCGCGAGTACGGCGTCTCGCAGATGCCGATCGTCAAGCCCGGTGCCGGGCACCCCGATGTGATGGCCGCCGAGGTCGTCGGCTCGGTGGTCGAGCGTGAGCTGCTGGACGCGCTGTTCACCCAGCGCGCCTCGCTGAGCGACCCGCTGGAGAAGCACATGTGCCCGCCGCTGCCGCAGGTCGGCTCCGGCGAGCCGGTCGCCGATCTGATGGCGGTGCTGGAGAACGCGGACGCGGCGATCGTCCTCGTCGAGGGCAAGCCGAAGGGCGTGGTGAGCCGGCAGGACCTGCTGGCCTATCTGGCCCGCGAGGCCGGCAAGTAG